In one Rutidosis leptorrhynchoides isolate AG116_Rl617_1_P2 chromosome 8, CSIRO_AGI_Rlap_v1, whole genome shotgun sequence genomic region, the following are encoded:
- the LOC139863731 gene encoding F-box/kelch-repeat protein At3g06240-like, giving the protein MEGYCIIGSCNGLVCLSPKQTKLIVTNPLTRELKRLTTFPYCKRLATLCWGFGYDSILDDYKAVLEFEIYPDKQLTQFYVLTLKSNIWKLVGEVKYRNIGSKTAALYDGALYWFMSNKKETVIISLDLCRDELKEIPQPDHPIYLQKRSKNHKLVIIRGCVTV; this is encoded by the exons ATGGAGGGTTATTGTATAATTGGTTCTTGTAATGGCCTTGTATGCCTATCTCCTAAACAAACCAAACTTATAGTAACCAATCCTTTGACTAGGGAACTGAAACGACTGACCACTTTTCCTTATTGTAAACGACTGGCCACTTTATGTTGGGGATTTGGTTACGATTCGATATTGGACGACTATAAGGCTGTACTTGAGTTTGAGATATATCCTGATAAACAGCTTACACAGTTTTATGTGTTGACATTGAAATCTAATATTTGGAAATTAGTTGGAGAAGTCAAGTATAGGAACATTGGTTCTAAAACTGCTGCTTTATATGATGGGGCCCTTTATTGGTTTATGTCAAACAAAAAGGAAACCGTAATTATTTCTTTAGATTTATGTCGAGATGAGCTCAAAGAAATCCCTCAACCCGATCATCCTATTTATTTACAAAAACGCTCTAAAAATCACAAACTTGTGATTATCCGAGGAT GTGTTAcagtgtga